The region TCGTCCACGCTGAGCACCACCGACCCGGGCGGACGATGCAGGTAGAGGGCGCACACCTCAGCGGCCTTGCTGTGGATCTCCGGGTCGTCGGGGCGGGTGAGCCAGCCGCGGACGAGGTGGGGCTTGAGGTCCAGGTCGGCCAGGATCCGCCCGATCTGGGAGGCGGAGCGACGGGCGGCAAGGGACTTGGCGATCGACCTGTGGGTCCATTGACTGTCGGGGCGGGTTTGACGGACGTCACCGCGGCGACGATTGCAAGGGGCACCTCGGGCCCGTAGCGACGTGGGCGGCCGGGCCTGCTGCGGTCCTCCAGAGCGGCCGTTCCCTCGTGGTGGAACCGTTTGCGCCAGCGCCTGACGGTAACGATGTGCAACCGGTGGCTGCGGGGATAGCCGCGCTGGAGACACCGTCGGCGGCGGCCAGGGCCACCGCAGCTCGCTGGATGCGCCGCAGAGGCGCGGTGCGCGAGTGGACCAACTGTTCCAGAGCCGCCCGCTGGTTCTTGTCCCAGACCACCGTGAACGGGCTGTGCGCCGGCAACTGGGAGCACGACATCCTCGTCGAGGCCGTCACCGACGCCGAACCGGGTATCGCCTACCCCCGCTGCCTCACCGGCCGCCGTGCGTGCCCGCCTGAGGACTGCGGCGGGATGTGGGGGTACGAGTACCTGATCGAGATCCTCGCCGCCCCCGGCCACGAAGAACACGACGAACGCCTCGAATGGCTCGGCCTCGACACCGCCGACCAGTTCGATCCCGCTGCCTTCGACCTGGCAGAGGTCAACAGCGCACTGTCCGGCTTCGCGGCCATCCTGATCGAGAACTGACGCCCCACCGTGTGGCATCGAACGCCCCGGCCACCACGGCCGGGGCGATCCTGACCCTCGCAGGATCAGTGGGGCGCTGCACTAGTGTCCCGCGCCGGACGGATACCGGCGTAGCGACCGGCTCCTACACTACGGACTGCGCCACCCACCTGGCCATCGACGCCGACTTCGGTCCCGCCACGGGCCAAGTCCTCTGCTGGCTCCAGAACTGTGCGCACCTCAACGTCGACGCAAGGATCGGGGACGCCACCTGGCGGGCCCTGGACAACCCGCCCCGCTGCTGTGGATGAAGTGAAGGGGCCAGCGGCCGGCGATTCCCGGACGGCCGACCGTGGCCTGCCCAAACTCTCCCTGCTCCTTCCGGAGTTGAGGGCGATCTGACACGGGCCTGCAGCGAGATTAGTGCCGCGGTCCGGCCCCAACCGGCAGCGCTGCGGCGGATGGTGGGTCGGCAAAGGGACAGAGGCTGGATCGTAGGCAGTGCCAAACACCCTGAAGGGCCAGAAGGGCCCGTCATCGGACGGCCCGTGCGGGACCCGGTGTTGGATCTGGGAGGATCGGTGGTGGTGCGCGCCGCACACCATTGCCCGCGGCGCGCACCACCCTGCGTAAACCTGGGATCAGCGGGCGACGTGGACCTGGTCGCCGCATCAGCGACGTTGTCACCCGCACGCCCGGTGTGCCGCCCTCCACCGGATGCCATCCGTAGAACAGCGGGATGGGCGTCCACCCCGTACGCGGTGACGCCCGAGAGCGACCCCACCCGATGGGAGAACACCACTGGCTCGGGCAGTACCAGCAGCCTGGTCGGGACCGGTGGATCCGTCTCCCGTTCGAGCGTGGCGGTACCGGCTATGTCGAGCGTCGTCGCCGCTGCCATCACCGCGGCGTGTGCGGCTGGAGAGATGACGAACACTCTCTGCTGCACAGTAGTTCCTTGTGTCTGGCGAGGGCCCACTGAGCGTACTCGTCCATACCTCCGTACAGTGGCGGGGACGCCGACGCAGCCATGGAGACGGGCAGGGCGTGTTGCCGCGCTTGGTGGTCGGTCAGCCCGCCGGTGAGCACGCTGCTCGGGAGGTATCGCCGAGCGCGTGACGGGTGTTTTGCTCGATCGTGATGGCCGTGAACGGGTTGTCCACGGTCTCGAGCCTGTCCCGGATCATCGCGTGGGCCCGCCGGGTGACACGCGTCGCGGACCACTCCCCCACCTGCTCGACCGCTCCCATGCTCGCCTTCCCCACCTGGTTGTTCTTCCCCTGCCGGTATCTGCCCGAGACCTTGCCCTTCCCGTCGGAGCCGTAGGCGCCCGTACCCCGATGCGCCGCCAGTGCGGCGCCGAGTCGGACCAGAGTAGGTGTGGCGATGTTGGAGGGCCTCTGTGTCTTTCGTCAAGGACGTGGTGCCGGGTTTGGTGCTGTTTGGGGTGGTCATGCGGCGAGGGTGACGGCTGGGGTTCGGGACTCGTAGAGGGTGCCGTCGCGGAGCATGGCGAACAAACAGGACGCTGATGCGTTGGCGGGCGAGGCGGAGGAGGGCCTGGGTGTGGGTTTTGCCGCAGGCTCGTTGCCGGTCGTGGTAGGTGCGGGAGGCGGGGGCGGCGTTCATGCAGGCGAAGACCGAGAGGAACATGGCGCGCAGGGACGGGATGACCACGTCGAGTGTGCCGGCGCCGGGGACGACCACGGTCTGTTCGTCGAGGGCGTCGAAGACGTCGTCGATCAATCGCTGGGCCATGCGCGGGGCTTGGGGGCGGATCAGTTCGACCAGTCTGCGGCGTCCGGCTTTTCTCAGTGCCTGTTTGCATTCCTCAGAGCAGCGTCAGCCCGGGTCAGGAATCGAACAGGGATCAGGTCAGATGCCGCTGACGAGTTGGATCGGCGTTGTGAACCGAACACCTGATGCTGGTCTCGCAGCGGGGTAAGACCCCGGATCTCCTCGCCGCCGAGCAGGCAAAATCCCATAACCGGTTGAGCCTAACGACCCAATCGGGTAGGGCAATGGGCCCAAATATCGTACACCGAGGTTGACCGTCCCATGCGCAGAGCACCAACTTTAGTCCACGCCTCGGTGTCGTCACGCGAGGTTGGCACATTAAGGAGGCATTCTTGAATTCCCTACGGCGTATTGCCGGAACTGCCGCTGCGGCCCTCGCTCTGGCCGCGGGAGGGATCACCCTAGCTCCTGCAGCATCGGCAGCCCAAGTGGGGGACCGGACATGCAGGTCGGTCGATGGTGGATATCTCTGCAACATCATGATGGCCAATGGGTGGCAGGCAAGCTTTCTGAATCAGAGTACCGCAACCAAGCATCTCGACTTCAACCTGAACTGCTACTACGACTACCCCAGTACGACGACCTTCCGACTCGCTGACCAGGGGAGCTTCTACGCGCCCCCCGGGCAGGTAAGGAGCTACGTCTTCCCTTGGCGCACCTACTCCAACCTGAATTGTTCCGTGATGATGCACGACCTAGCGACCGGCGCATGGTACTCGACTGGATACCTCTCGGGCCCAATCTGATCCGCACCATGGCGGCTGTAAGAAGCTGATCGCACCCGGCAGCTCGGCCGCCGCACTCCATCGGGCAGTGCTGCCCGTGGGGGCTCGCCAACGCGTGGAGTCCGCCATGTGGCGGACCCCACGCGTTGGCGAGCCCCCGTCCTGTGACGGGCGTGGCTTCTTGAGTACCTGCGTTCAATCCTCCGGACAGCGTTAGCCCAGGTCAGAAGTCGAACAGGGCTGGGATCAGAGGCCGTCGGCGAGCCGGATCGGCGTGGTGAGGAGCAACAGCTGGCCGACCGCGGCGGCGGGCTGGAAGTCGAAGACGCTGGTGAACGGTCCAGTGATCAGCAGCAGGTTGCGATGCGCATGGACCGTCTTGCGCCCTTCGCGGGTGGCGGCGGCCTCGCCTTCGAACCAGGTCGGTCCCGCCGGGCCGGTGGATGGTCATCCGGTAGTCGTTGAGAACAGCTGACCAGGCCGGTTGGGGGACCGACGGCCAGCGCGGGCGCGGTGTCGCGGTCGGCCCAGCCATCTTCGAGGACCGGGAGCCAGCCGGGGGCGGCGGGTCAGGACCAGGACGGGACGGTGGTCGGGCATCAGCTCGGGCCAGGGCCTGCAGCGCAGGGCAGGGCCGCTGATCATCTCCAGGCGGCCCACCACACTCCCGGGCCCGGCCCGCTCATCCCGTTTCCGAACGAACAACAACATCATCGGCCAGCTGGCAACCTCAGCGCCGGGAATGGGCTGACGGGCCGCCAGGGGTGATGGGAGAGTGGAGCCGAGCCGGTTTCGCGAGGTCCGGGACCTGTTGTTCCCGAACATTCAGTCCCGCTGGCTCTCGCGGGATGCTGGCTGGCCCTTGCGGCGGGACTGTCTCTGGGTGATGCGCCTGGTCATCAGGGTGATCGCGGCCCAGGTGATCAGTGACTCGCTGTGCTGGACGAGGCGTTCGTAGTCTCGCGCGTGCCGGCGGGCGTGCATATCCCAGGCGTGCGTGCGCTCGACCACCCAGCGGCGGGGCAGGACGACGAACCCCTTCGCGTCCTTGGGCCGGTTCACCGTCTTGATGGTGAGGTTCAGGTACTTCTTCGCCCAGGTCACGAGCTGTCCGGCGTAGGCGGAGTCGGCCCAGACGATGGTCATCTCCGGGTGCATCAACCGCAGCCGGAACAGCACTTCCTTCGCCGCGTTGCGGTCGGTGATGTCGGCGGGGGTGACCATGACGAACAGCGGCAGGCCCTTGGTGTCCACGACCAGGTGCCGCTTCCGCCCGTTGATGTCTTTTTCGCCGCGTCGTAGCCCCGGCTGTCCCGCCCGACGGTCTCGGCGGCCTTCACCGACTGCGAGTCGATGATGGTGGCCACCGCTCCGGGGGACCGTCCCATGTCGCGCCGGACACGCTCGCGGAGCCGGTCACGGATCTGACCGATCACCCCGGCCGCCGCCCAGCGGGCCATGAAGCCATAGGCAGTGCGCCAGGGCGGGAAGTCCTTCGGCAGCGCGCGCCACTTGCATCCCGTGTCCACGACGTACCGAATCGCGTCCACGATCTCCCGGCGCGGGTGCTTCTCCGGCCGGCCACCGGCCTTCGTCTCGCAGGCCGGGGTCGGCAGCAGGGGTTCGATCAACGCCCACTCGTCGTCCCAGGTGTCCGAGGGATAGCAGCGGCGACGCACCACGAACTTCCCTTCCCTGATGTCGAGTTGGCGGTCCGGCCGCCTTCGGCGGCCGGACCCGGTGTTCATGCGTCGCTGTAGTCGGCGATCACGTCGAGCGTGGATTCAACCGAGTTGAGCTGGGTGTTCAGGTGCTTGATCCACCGGCCCTTCGGTTGCAGGACCGCGTGCGGGGCGACGACGCCGGTGATGAACCGGCGGATCTCGGTGAGCTTCCCGCGGATCACCGCGACCTCGTATGCCTGCAGCTCAACGGGGTCGGAGCAGAACTTGTAGCCGTCCGCCCGGTTCCAGATCAGGGGTGGCCAGCCCTGTTCGGTGATGATGTCCCGCAGGCAGGCCAGGCCCGCGCGGACCTGGCTCGTGCTCAGGGCGGAAGCCCTGCCCAGCTGATCGAAGGTCAGCCCGGCCGGCCTCGCCTCGAAGAGTACGAAGCGGACGGTGTGGGCGTGCCGCTCGGCGGCGAGCGACCTGCGCTGTGAGGCGCGAGGCATCGCCTACTCGCCTTGCAGGAGCCGCGCCAGTTCGTCGTCGACGTCGACCTTCCCGGTGTCGACGGCCGTCTCGATCCAGTCCAGCGTCGCCCGGACCCGGGCGACGTTCTCGTGGATGATCACACGCTCGTCGTCGCCGAGCTGGCGGTCGCGCAGGCCCGGGACGACCCGGCCGGAGGCGGCGACGAACGCGTGGCAGGCCGTGATCAGGTCCAGGAACTCCACCGACCGGTCGAGTCCGCGGATCGCCGGCGCGACGGGGCTGCTCTGCTCGAAGTGCTCGCGGGCCTGCCGCCCGCGCTCGTTCTGGGCGTTGTTGACCTGGTGGCGGGCGGTGTCGTCCGACATCGCGCGGAACGCGACGTCCGGTCGCCGCAGCAGGCCAGCGGTCACCTCCGCGGCCACCTGGTCGTCGCGGGTAAGCTCCTCGACCACCCGCACCTTGTCCTGCTGGGCGACACGGGCGACGACTGCCGGGCGCCGCAGGAAGTCCGGAGCGACCGCCGCGGCGACCTTGTCGTCGCGGGTAAGCTCCTCGACCACCCGGACCTTGTCCTCCTCCTTGACCTGCGCGACCACGGTCGGGCGCCGCAGGAAGTCGCCGGTCACCGTCGCGGCGACCTCCTCGTCCTGGGCGAGGGAGTGGATGGCGCTTACCTTCTCCTGCGGGGTGATCGGCTTCGTGACCTGCCAGCCGACCCGGCGCTTGGCCTCATCCGGCGTCCAGCGGGACTTGCCCTCCGGCGGGGTGAGGATGGCGGCGAACCGTTCCTCCTCGTCCTCGATCCGCGCCAGGATCCGGTGGACCGTGAACGACACCTTGTCCTGCCGGCGCTCCTTCGGCCACTTCGACGCCACCCACCGCACCGTTGACACGGTCTTGTAGGTGAGACCGATGTCCTCCGCCAGGCGGAACACCGACTCCTTGACCGTGAAGAGCCCCTCGCTCCGCTCGCCCTGGGCGTACTGGTCGCGCATCGGCTCGATCTCCAGCGCGCCGTCGCCGATGACGAACTGGCCCCTCGACTGGGCCTCCACCACCTTGAGCAGCTCGGCCACGATCTGCTCGTAGCGGCTCGTGCTGACGCTGCCGACCCTGTCGGCCGTCTCTATCTCCTCGGGCATGGTTCACCACCAACCCGCGGGCCGGGCACGGCCGTTGGCCGCACGGGACAACGGCCCGCTTCGCCAGCAGAGTCGAGCCGGTAATACGTTGATCACAACAATGGGCGTTCAGATGAACGGACCTGACCGGTTCCGACCGAATGGGCCGTTCGCTCAACGGTCAATGTGACCGTTCACCGAACGAATCAGTCCGGGCCCTCCAAGCCCTCGTCACGCATCGCCGCGAGCAGTAGACGGCGTTCGATCGCCGATCCACCCCGGCCACCCACCGCTCGCTGCACTCCGGGCACTCGACCCGACCGGCGCCGCTGATCTCGGCCGCCACCCGCTTGCGCAACCGGCGGTCAACCCGCCACTGCCTGGCACGACACGCAGTCGAGCAGTACACGGCATCCGGCCGCGACCCCGGCCTCAGCCGTACGTCACAGCCCCTGCACTTCCGCTCTCCGACCCGCCCGGCGCCCTCGGACACCAGACCAGGCTAGGGCTCCATGCTACCCAAAGTGAGGGTTCAGACACAGGCACTCAGGGCGGCCGGGGAGCCGTGGCGCTCAAGGAGCCAGGTGACGGCCTGGTGGTCGAGGCGGGGGCCGAGGACGCGCTCCAGGCTGGGGTGGCACTGGGTGAGCAGGCCGCGTATCCGGTTGGAGGTGCGGGTGGCCCCGGCGGCGAGGTCCTGGTCGAACCCGGTCAGGACGGTGAGCTCGGCGGTGATCTCGTCGGTGAGTTCCAGCGAGCGCAGGGTGCGGGCCGCGTCCGCGATCACGGCGGCGCCCTTGGCGTCGGTCTTCGCCTCGCCGGGGTAGAGATCGGCGATTCGTCGCATGGCGAGGCCTGGAAGGTAGGCGACCTGGCAGCCGGCGTCGCGGGCGACGGTCAGGGGCAGGGCGCCGATGGAGGCGGGCTGGTCCACGATCACCAGGACGGTGCCGAACTTCGCGGTCAGTTTCTCGAGGACGGCCCGCAGTTTCGGCTCGCTGTTGGGCAGCGGTTTGTCGAAGACCTTCTTGCCTGCCGGGGTCAGGCCGTGGCCGTGGTGAGCGGTCTTGCCGACGTCCGGGCCGAGGAACACGCCCACGTCTTCGGTGTTGAACATCGCACCCTTCCAGGGGAGTCGGACGGGCCGGCCTTGGTGGTGGTGTCGTACGCGCGCATCCACGTTATGCAGACCTGTCGCCCGCGGGCCGTCCGGCATTGCGCCGGACCGGGCGGTGGCCGGACCTCTCATCAGCGTTTCCGACGGCACCTCCCGGGCCCGGTGACACCACCCCCCCCAGGTCATCTCTTCGACAGGGGGACACAGTCATGCCGGGCCCGGAGGCCAGCGGCCCTCTTGCAGGACCGCGAAAAACATAGCGGGGGGCGTCCGCGTGATGGATGACGTCGTGGTGGTCACCGCGGTGTTCGAACCGAGCGTGGTGCTGGTTGCCACAAATCGCGAAGGCATCCGGTCAATGCGTTTGGGCCGGATAGTTGTCGACTCGGGCCCTGCTCATCGGTGGTCCGTGATCCAGTGGTCGCGGTCGGCAGCCACTGGCAGCTGCTACCTGTAGCGCCCCGTCCTACAACGCACCTGACGGATAGTGCCAAGGCGCGGGCATTTCGGCTTCAGGCGGCGCCCCGGAGAGGGCGGGAGCACTATGGTCCGCGAGTGGCGTCGCGCTTAGGATCGCTCTCACAGAACATGTTGCTTCGTCAACTATGTTGAAATTCAAGCGACACTGTTCCCTTCGAAGTTCACTAGGGCAGTCCGTCAGCCAGCTGGCGTGATGTCCGAATCGTCGGGCGCAGCCGCATCCTGCTGCCTCGGCACTGCGGGGATGTAAACGCCGTTACCTCAGAGCGTTCCCCACGACTGTGACCCCGGCGTCGGCCACGGTGTAAACGGCGTTTACATCGCCGAGCGGGTGCTGGCTTGTCCGACGCTTGGAGAACCGCCCCGCCATGGTGTCCCGTCCGGATCCAGGAGGCTTCATCCGGCTCAAGTTGTCCAGCTGGCGCCTTCGCGACGGATGGTCTCAGCTGTGAACTGCGGGCTGATGTCCTCTTGACCGGCTATGTACAGCCGGACGGCCGACGGGATTCGATGATCAGGAGCCGGGCCAACCCGGACGTGCCGCTCTGGGTGTCCGGGTGAAGCTGCCGACCTGCTCCTGAAGCTCCAGTGTCAGGTGAAGCAGCGCCAGGCACTGACTGTCAGCGGACACAGCAGACTGGCCCAGGCGCGAGTTCCGTGAAAGCCGCCCAGGAATCCTGGGAGTTGGCGATCATGACCGGATGTCTGTTGCTGAGCTCCGGGCTGGCCCGTCCCCCACAGTTCGCGCTGCTGCAGGTGGACTTGATCAGAACGGTCGGCCGGTCGATTCGGGTGCATGTCCGGGGCCGGACATCGAGACTGGCGTGCCCGGGCTGCGGGAGCTGGTCCGAGCGTGTTCACAGCGGCTACGAGTGGCAGATGAGTGACAGGGCGGTCTTCGGACAGGATGGGAGGCCGTCATGGGGCCTCACTCCGCTGGAGCTCCGGCCCGGTCGATGGGCATGTCGAACGGATCATTCTGTGGAATCGAAGCTGTCAAGTGCCGCCGAGGATCCTGCCGCTTCCTTTGCGGGTGGCCGGTTGGGCCGCAGGCAGGGAGACTCAGCTGCTGCGGACATGGGGATCTCTGGTTTCAAGCCGTCCTTTCTGGTCGGGATCGCGGCTGTTCTGCAGGCCACGGATCACGTCTGGCGACGCTCGTTGGTGGGCGGCTGACGGGGTTCGCCTTGGTGCGCTTCGTCGAGGACGGAGACTGGTTTGCCGACTGGCCGTTGGTGCTGGACTTCGACGGCGCCCAGGTGGAGGTTTGCCACTCGAAGCTCGATGAACTCTCGATCGGCTGGAACACGATCAACACCGCAGCGACCATCACCGGATGGGAGTGGTTCGAGCTCACCCCCCAGTGGTCTCACAGCGATGAACGCCTGGAGCGTTCGTCGGCCAGGAACTGCGCGAGGTCGCGCTGCTTGAGTGGCGGCCGACAGACCGTGACCTGGCAGCCGGAACGGTGGCGGTGGAGTTCGCCTTCACCGAGAGCTGTTTGCGGATCGTCAACGGCCTCGACGAGAACCGCATCGAGGTCGGTGCGGCCCAGCCGGACTACATCCGACACAGGCTGGACCGCTGATCGCTACTACTCAGTCGGCTTCTGGTTGATCTCAAGGACAGGCAGCAGGGTGGCCTGCGCTGAGATACCGATCTGCCGAGGAGTCGGCCTGCCGGTGTGGGGACGTCGTAGAGCAGCTTCAGTAGCTGGTCGACGGACGGCTTGTCCGTCGTCGACGGCGGCGCGTTCGTCGTCGGTGAGGGGGATTGGTCGAGAGCATCTCCTGCAGGTTCTCCTTGGCCTCCCGGAGCTCGCCCTTGCTGGATGCTTGGGGGTGTAGAAGTCGTAGCGTGTGAAGGCCAATCGATGCTGGCACCGCTCGAAGAAGGCGTGACTGCAGTAGCCGTGTCCGAGGTCGTAGTGCTGCCATGATTCACCGGCCGCGGCCGGCGCCGGAGGCGTCAGCGTCGCGGTCGACCAGGACCTCGATGGTGCGCACGTTGCGCTCGAAGTAGCCGGCTTCGGAGTGTGCCTTGGACAGGGTGTTGGGCGTGATCTTCGGGTTGTACTGGGTGGATTGCGGGGAGTGGTGCCCGAGCCAGGCCTGAAGCTCGAACAGCGTCATCGATTCTTTGGCGTTGTAGAGCTGGCTGGCGATGGTGGACCGGGCACGGTGGCTGGTGATGTTGCCGCGGACGTCGGCGGCCGGAACTCCGGCCTTGCGGCGGAGCATCGGGATGATGGTGTTGTTGACGTAGCTGGTAGAGACGTGGCGGGCCCGGCTGGCGAACTGCGGGTCGACCAGCTCTCCGGTGCGGCGGTCGGGGAACTTCGGCTGGTCGGGGTGGGCGGCCTGCCAGGCATCGACGATCAGGTCGCCGCCACTTCCAGAAGCCTTCAAGGTCAACCGCGACCCGGGCGAACCCCGAGCCCAGTTGAACGCACCGATATCCGAGCTGGGACAAACATCCGAAACGGTTCCAGGGTGTGCCGGCCCCGATCCAGTCCGACGACAACAGGGTTGTGGAGCGCACGCCCCCGCGGACGAACGGCTACGCCAAAATGACCCTCGCTGACGCCTTCTGGATGGAACCCACGGTCGGCGCGAAGCGCGTGAGTGGAGCACTGCCTTGGGCCGCGCCGCCGTGGAGAGACTTTGAAGGCTGCTGACGTAGGCACCTGACGGCGCCGCCCTGGAGAGTCCGTGGCTGCGTGGCCGGTGAGGGGATCTCACCGGCCACGATTGGCCAGGCGCGTCCTTTCGCGACTACGGACTCGCCCTGGCTGGCGTGCACCCGCAGTTGGCCGCTGGGGTCTGGGTGAAGTCATGCGACTTCACCTCCCGAGCCACGAAATCCGAATTCTCGGGCGCAGCCGCATCCCGCTGTCCCGGCACCGCGGGATGTATACGCCGTTTACACCTGAGCGCTCCTCGCACTCTGGCCTCCGTTGGTCGCAGAGTAAACGGCGTTTACACCGCCATGGCGGCTACCGGATCTGATCGCGGTGCGCCGGGCTTCAGTCCGGTGGTGAAGCGATTCTGAGTGGTGCTCTGACCGGGGTCGGAGCACCCTCTCGCGCGGTGGACCTCAGCTAGGCAGGCCGGTTCTGCTGTTCGATGTACTGGCGGACTGTCGACTGGGGAGCGCCGGCGACCGATCCGGCGAAGTAGGAGCCGGACCTCAGGCGCTGTGCGCGCCGGTAGTGGCGAACCAGTTCGGGGTACTCTCCCCCAGCCTGCGGCCGGGAGGTGCCCCCGGGCGCATCCGGCGGGAGCTGACGCCCTTGAGGCTGTTGACCAGCTTCGACAGGGCGGCCTTCGGCGGGAAGTCGACCAGCAGGTGGACGTGGTTGTTCTCGCCGTTGGACTCGGCCAACTCCACCTCGAAGTCCGCGCGGACGCTGCGCATGATCTCTTCGAGGCGCGTCAGGTGCCGGTCGGTGAACACCTTGTGCCGGTACTTCGTCACGAAGACCGAGTGCGCGTGGAGAACGAACGCGCAGTGCCTGCCTGTTCTGATGTTCTGATACTCAGCCATGAACCAACACGGTACGGTGATCATCGTGC is a window of Kitasatospora sp. NBC_00240 DNA encoding:
- a CDS encoding RacP protein, which produces MPRASQRRSLAAERHAHTVRFVLFEARPAGLTFDQLGRASALSTSQVRAGLACLRDIITEQGWPPLIWNRADGYKFCSDPVELQAYEVAVIRGKLTEIRRFITGVVAPHAVLQPKGRWIKHLNTQLNSVESTLDVIADYSDA
- a CDS encoding plasmid pRiA4b ORF-3 family protein, whose product is MAAGIAALETPSAAARATAARWMRRRGAVREWTNCSRAARWFLSQTTVNGLCAGNWEHDILVEAVTDAEPGIAYPRCLTGRRACPPEDCGGMWGYEYLIEILAAPGHEEHDERLEWLGLDTADQFDPAAFDLAEVNSALSGFAAILIEN
- a CDS encoding DUF6192 family protein, with the translated sequence MPEEIETADRVGSVSTSRYEQIVAELLKVVEAQSRGQFVIGDGALEIEPMRDQYAQGERSEGLFTVKESVFRLAEDIGLTYKTVSTVRWVASKWPKERRQDKVSFTVHRILARIEDEEERFAAILTPPEGKSRWTPDEAKRRVGWQVTKPITPQEKVSAIHSLAQDEEVAATVTGDFLRRPTVVAQVKEEDKVRVVEELTRDDKVAAAVAPDFLRRPAVVARVAQQDKVRVVEELTRDDQVAAEVTAGLLRRPDVAFRAMSDDTARHQVNNAQNERGRQAREHFEQSSPVAPAIRGLDRSVEFLDLITACHAFVAASGRVVPGLRDRQLGDDERVIIHENVARVRATLDWIETAVDTGKVDVDDELARLLQGE